In Solobacterium moorei, a single genomic region encodes these proteins:
- a CDS encoding recombinase family protein, translating into MSKEKIKVYLYTRVSTSIQIDGYSLEAQKSRMKAFALYNDYEIVGEYEDAGKSGKSIEGRIQFTRMMEDIKSGKDGVSFVLVFKLSRFARNAADVLSTLQIMQDFGVNLICVEDGIDSSKDAGKLMISVLSAVAEIERENIRVQTMEGRIQKAREGKWNGGFAPYGYQLIDGKLLINEEEAIAIRTIFDQYVNTSIGANGISKYLENHGIRKIPRQNGKNPLFDAGLIRKILKNPVYNGKIAFGRRTLEKVHGTRNEYKQVEQDEYLISEGIHEAIVSDEVWQAAQVKLKSQAKKYEHVNKGKDTRTHLLSGIVKCPICGVGMFGNKCIKKKKDGTKYKDFYYYGCKHRQMIRGYKCTFSKQIREELLDDAVAEVIIKLVSNPKFASMMQDKINMKVDTSAIENEIDNYQKELRKSHSTKFKLIEEIDNLDVEDKHYKRRKQDLDDRLYRMYDKIEELESLLIDAKAKKQTIEAEKLTGDNIYKVLIYFDKLYKVMNDVERRQLIEALISEIQIYEEKQPNGQWLKSITFKLPIIDEDLNISLDNDEQVESVVLMSRA; encoded by the coding sequence ATGTCAAAAGAAAAAATAAAAGTATACCTCTATACAAGAGTATCTACATCAATACAGATAGACGGTTATTCTTTAGAGGCACAAAAATCAAGAATGAAGGCTTTTGCTCTCTATAATGATTATGAGATTGTTGGTGAATACGAAGATGCAGGTAAGTCTGGAAAATCTATAGAAGGCAGAATTCAGTTTACTCGTATGATGGAAGATATAAAATCCGGAAAGGATGGAGTGTCTTTCGTTCTTGTATTTAAATTATCGAGATTTGCAAGAAATGCTGCTGATGTACTTTCGACTTTGCAAATAATGCAAGATTTTGGAGTAAATCTTATTTGTGTTGAAGATGGAATTGATTCATCTAAAGATGCGGGTAAATTGATGATTTCTGTTTTATCAGCAGTGGCTGAAATAGAAAGAGAAAATATTCGTGTCCAAACAATGGAAGGTCGTATTCAAAAGGCAAGAGAGGGTAAATGGAACGGTGGATTTGCTCCATATGGTTATCAACTGATTGATGGAAAGTTGTTAATAAATGAAGAAGAAGCAATTGCAATAAGAACTATTTTTGATCAGTATGTAAATACAAGTATTGGAGCTAATGGTATTTCAAAATATTTAGAAAATCATGGTATAAGGAAAATACCAAGGCAAAATGGGAAAAATCCATTGTTTGACGCAGGTCTTATAAGAAAGATATTAAAGAATCCTGTATATAATGGAAAAATAGCATTTGGAAGAAGAACTTTAGAAAAAGTTCATGGTACAAGAAATGAATATAAGCAGGTTGAACAAGATGAGTATCTAATATCTGAAGGGATACATGAAGCTATAGTTTCCGATGAAGTTTGGCAAGCTGCTCAGGTTAAGCTAAAATCTCAAGCAAAGAAATATGAGCATGTGAATAAAGGAAAAGATACACGCACACACTTGCTTTCTGGAATTGTAAAATGCCCGATATGCGGAGTGGGAATGTTTGGAAACAAGTGTATCAAGAAAAAGAAAGATGGCACAAAGTATAAAGATTTTTATTATTATGGTTGTAAACATAGGCAGATGATAAGAGGTTATAAGTGTACTTTCAGTAAGCAAATTAGAGAAGAATTGTTAGATGATGCTGTTGCTGAGGTAATAATTAAGTTAGTTAGCAATCCTAAATTTGCATCTATGATGCAGGATAAAATTAACATGAAAGTTGATACATCAGCGATTGAAAATGAGATAGATAATTATCAAAAAGAGCTAAGGAAAAGTCATTCCACAAAATTTAAGCTCATTGAGGAAATAGATAATTTAGATGTTGAAGATAAGCACTACAAACGAAGAAAACAGGATTTAGATGATAGACTTTATCGTATGTACGATAAAATTGAAGAATTAGAATCATTGTTAATTGATGCAAAAGCAAAGAAACAAACTATTGAAGCTGAAAAACTTACAGGAGATAACATATATAAGGTTCTGATCTATTTTGATAAGCTCTATAAAGTCATGAATGATGTAGAGCGAAGGCAGTTAATAGAAGCACTCATTTCAGAAATTCAAATTTATGAAGAGAAGCAGCCAAATGGACAATGGCTAAAATCCATTACTTTTAAGCTACCTATCATTGATGAGGATCTAAATATAAGTTTGGACAATGATGAGCAAGTTGAGAGTGTTGTATTGATGTCAAGGGCTTAA
- a CDS encoding sigma-70 family RNA polymerase sigma factor encodes MPKEYYLYVNGQKVKVSEQIYKVYWREREHEKYLEQVDRKNHLLFFSSLDHDGHFVDNIVDESVDVEKIVETQMMIETVRNAISRLNAEERDIIERLYFNDETVRSVAKLKSITHPALIKRRNKILEKLKKFIEEL; translated from the coding sequence ATGCCAAAAGAATATTACCTTTATGTCAATGGGCAAAAGGTCAAAGTCAGCGAGCAGATATATAAAGTCTACTGGCGAGAAAGAGAACACGAGAAGTATTTAGAGCAGGTGGACAGGAAAAACCACTTGCTCTTTTTTTCATCATTGGATCATGACGGACATTTTGTAGATAATATTGTTGATGAAAGTGTTGATGTAGAAAAGATTGTTGAAACACAGATGATGATTGAAACAGTCAGAAATGCTATATCAAGGCTCAATGCAGAAGAAAGAGATATTATTGAACGCTTGTATTTCAATGATGAAACGGTTCGCTCAGTGGCAAAGCTCAAAAGTATTACACATCCGGCTTTAATCAAAAGAAGAAACAAAATTCTTGAAAAGCTGAAAAAATTCATCGAAGAACTTTAG